GTTCAGTGGTGAGATTTTTGTCTGTTGTGTTGAATGTAATGAACATACAAAAACTGGTGCTCGCCATTttctgccttgttttttttttctccaacttCGAGCTGCTGAATTTTTTATGAAAGGGCATTCTTCATATTGTAACAAAGGGCAGCATTCACGATTAGATGTGTTGCTGccgctgtgtgtgtgcgtgagtgtcaATATGGCCAGTGCATTGCATGCCTGTTCCTGCTAAAGAGTACAAGATCTCCTTCATCCCTTCCTCTCTCATTGCATTACGAAGGAAGATCAGAAACTGCTGTTTGCGTTTTTATTGTGCACCGACTCTTGCCCTTAGGCTGGGATGTGGGTGCCGTACCGAGTCCCATGTGCAGGTCTGCACGGCCCATCTTTTCATTCTCTGGGCAGCATTGAGTGCTGAGCTCTCCTGCTGTTATACATATTAACTACAACACCCCATTCCATAAAAAAGTGTTACCATGTCATACATACACCAGAGAAATAAAACTATCATGTTCACTTTATTTTAACCTGATGTGCTTGCTTGTTACGTTTCTGACCCAACTGAggtttgggaggggggggggggggggaggtagtaTTTTTCTTTGTGTAGGTGGGTACAACCTCTAATAGCAATGTCATTTCCACTTTGGAGGCGGATGCACAGAAGCTGGCACCAACGAGTACACGCTCTATAGACTATTTTATGGTTGGGTTTCAGTGTCGCAATGTTGGGTTGCTAACCTTTCTGTTTTGTATCTTCCACAATTGAATAGACAGTGTTATGGTAGAGGCATATACATGAATATGGCTGGGTTGCTGCATACGATGTTTCATTAATTCACCTCGTGATATGCAAAAACAAGGAGACATCGGCCTGACAGCCCAAGGTGGCAGCGCCCGGGTGTCTTACAGAAAATAATCTATACTTCATCTCACCACTACTGTTCCACACTACCAAGGGTACAGGATGTAAGCAAGCTGCACGCTTGCGCACTAAAGCCTAGCTACGTATTTAATTACCTTACAATTCATGGGGCCGATACATTTGAGGTTGTTTGCCACTTGTTATGTCACATTGATGCGTGATATGTTTATTCTTCGCATTAATGTCATGTCACTTTAAATGCAGCATCGTGAACCGCCAATAAATGTGGTTACAAATCGACATAGCAGCTCTTGTGGAGATGCGACCGTCCACTTCAGTCTCAACTTGCACTTGCTATTCACCCACTGCGGTGGCAGCCACAAATGAATGGTAAAATGAGTCATTATTTTGAGTCATTTCCGCCTGGGAACAAAGCATCAGGTATATTGAACCCTTATTTGCCAGGTCAGCTGTTTGTTTAGCCATGCTTGCTAAGCCTAACCTGCCGAGAATTTGATTCTGGTTCTTGGAACTGGAGGAATACAGTCATGGATACATTGCTGTCAAAGCATCAACACTTTaatctgaagcaaaaaaaaagtgtcaatTTGTAACTTAACGGTCTCGCAGCACACGGTGACGACTTGATCAATTGGAAGAGGAGGGCATTAGCTACAACAGGTGCAGCCATGTTTTGTTCACCGTCTGTTCACTTTACTTGCCCTGTGCACGCAAGCAGATGCCAGAGAGATGCGATGAGAATGAATACTTGTGGAAGGGCTTATTGCCCTTTCTACTGGCTGAGGAAACCAGTAGCCTacacagtgctgaagggaactcCTGAGATGGAGCATAGACATATCATCTTTGTTAAAAAACACGCCCTATACATGAGTGAGACTATGTGCTCAGTTATCTGTGCTTGGCCTCTGCTGCCTTTTGATATTGCCTCTAAGATATTGTAATTTTGTCAGCATTTCAGCTACAGCATCATCAAATCATCTGCACCATAAATAAAACGAGGCACTTTGTATTACGGCGGGTGAACAAATGTCACTCTCCTGATCAACACTGATTTTCCTTCTTAAGCAGCCGTCACCAGCGCCTGCAGTGCAGTCAATGGGAGCATACCATCACACTGCTGAAGTAAACCATGGAGGCCACTTAGAAAGAAATAGTGTATGGCAGCGCACACCAAGTTAaaaaatgaacacacacacaaagggacGACACAAGTGCTGAACTTCAACTCCGTAATAATAACGACCTGCTAACTAGTTCGCAAGTACATTTTAGAGGGAAGCGCATGGTTGGGCTTTGCACTGGGCTCTGAAAAACTGGCTGCCAACATTTCATTCTTCAATTACGGGACAACCTGTGAGGGCCAAGTAGTATAACGTCAAGCTAAAGGTATCGAAACAATCAGTGACAAGCGTGAACACAGGCAGTGTGGTGGTGTCCTTGGGGGTGAAGTTACAGACATGGATGTGTGGGTCCTGTCGATTAGATTGTGAGAGCCCAGCACTTGCTGCGTCAGTGTGCTGAAGTGGCTTTGCTCGTTGGTTGCCTTGCACTATGTCACAGCTTGACATTTTGGCAATCGCTTAGTCTACAGCCCACAACACACCTGGGGCAATTcttaatgttaaaaaaaaaaacataaacgcTGTCTAACGGCTCAAATCGATACTGAATATGCATCACAGGCAGACAGTGCTAGCTGTCAGAGTCCCTATATCTGGTAGTAAATTGGGGACTGTGCATTCTCTTTTTGTTGCTGGAAATTGTAAAGTATCTCTACAATCTAGAACAGTAATTCACATTGAGGTGGTAAACATTGGGGCATAGATAAGGCGTATCTGATAAGTCGGATCATTCGCTGGTGTTAAGTGTAACTTTCATGTTTCTTATTAGGATTGGAGCGGGCGTTTTGAAAACTTGTTGGTTGACCCGCTGTAATATGTCGGGATTTTAGATTTAAAGCCTTGTTATAAAATACATAGTTTATGCCGAAAGCTTGAATTGGTTCGCTTTTGATAAGACCTCCTTTACTGGCTTGATGCGTTCATTTCAGAGAGACTAATGATGGCATAACACTGAAAATGTACATTGAATTTTCAAGACTTTTGTGCTTAAGAAATTCATTGTACATTTCCCAAGACACAAGTAGTATTGTGCATTCTATAGAAACACTTTGTCAGCTAGTGCACTTGACAACTAAATGAAAATACCTCTTCTTTGTATTCCAAGCCACTCCCTTCTGCCCCTTTCTAATCGTGATGCAGTGTTTGTTATGTTTAGCTAACTTCAGTATTGCCTTGCCTGTTTTTAGAAGAGGCGAGCTTCAGGCTGAATTTTCGAAGAGCTTAGCAAGATCTTGACTCAAATCAGTTAGGGTGCACAAATGGGGAGACtgtaaatgtaaataaatatacATTGACAATGTAATATTATGACACAAGTAGAGGCTTGGGATCCCGTTGTCAAATGTTCTTTGGGGCATTTTTTATCCCTTTTGAACATATTGCATTTGAAAATGTGAATAACCAAATATAAGCAAGATTGTCAAATATTGATCTTTTCCAATATGGGTGACTCGTGTTTCTTGTGGCCTATCTATATTTTCTTGAATCAGGCACCATAAAAAACACGAGCATTGTTTTATGTCAACCATGAAAAAATATCCTTTTTGAAAGATAATCAATATTGCAATAATTTTGCTTTTATAATTCTAATGCAACCGAATGAATACAAGCTTTATGAGAATGTATCATGACTGCACATAATGGTACACTACAAGAAACATTTTGTCTCCATGCAACACTTCAAATAGCGGAACAAAGGCGTCATGAAGTCAAATGAACGTATGTGTGTGTTTCTcttggacagcccagagctggtcatTCAGCTCGCACTTAAAGTTTATTTGGAAAAACAAGCACCAATGTAGGTGATGTACAACTTGAGTTGTACATGCTGCATGCGGATGAAAGGTGTTTGTTGCAATTCTTTTTGTTGAGCGAAAGGTTACGAATTGGCACTTaggatatgtacaaatgcacacacagacatacgttGAACGGTTGCATGTGTTTTATGTAACCAGTTTACAGTTAAATAACGATGTCAACAGCAACATGTATGACGAATACCAACAGTGGTAAGCTCATATGTagcactggtgctcgcgaggatggcagTGCCCACAGATGGACAGTTGGAACAAACGTGAACAAACAGCTGCCGGTACAGTCAAATTAGATACCCACTAAACGTTGTAGCATATGGGAGATATATCTGTCATGCCTACGTTCTGGCACTGGTCTTTACGTCGGTGGTTTCGagcaaaataaaatttattttgcAATACTAAGGCCTGTGTAGAATATCGAAACAGTTGGTATAAACCAGTTTCATAAAATAATCTTGTTTGAAGTACATAGTTCAAAAGAAATGCAACAGGAATAATAATATGTAGTGTTTAATGTGCCAAAACCTCAATACAGGTGAGGgtcgccgtagtggatggctacggaaattttgaccacctgttattctttaacgtgcttcgacaccgcacagcacacgggcctttgTCATTTCACCCCCATCATAATCGAACCCACTTCGGGTTAGCAACTGAGCACCGAATGCGCCACAACACCATGGCGGACAAAGACTGAACAACAACAGATGGTCCAGTGCCTCATCAAAATAGACTTTCTCAGAAATGTATCTGGGAAGAGTACTTGCCCGAAATTCTCTCGAAACAGAATGAATAATAAATCTAGTAGTTTTGGCAAATAGTTGTTTAATTTTTCAGTGTGTGGCCATGTGCTTCTCTAGTCTTCCTAATGTTTGGGGGCTGAACGTGAGAAAGTCTAAATATGTCAAATTTACCTTTGAATATTAATAAGAGAGCACtacttgcacatatgttcaatgtaTCTGTAAGTCTCATTAAGTTAGTGGGTGAGTCACACCTAGTCTATACCTGTTTAATGAAAACTAATCTAATAGCTTTCCTTTGTAACATCTCAAGTTTATATATGTCGTACTTAGTGTGGTGATACCAGGGTTCGTACAGGTCCTTGAAagccttgaaaacccttgaatttgaaaaacaCATTTTCAAGACCCTTGAAAGTCCTGGGATTTTTCATAATCCTTGAAAATGCTTGAATTTCGAGAGTAATTCACTCTCATATCGACATCGCCACCTTCTAAATGTGGTAGATCGGTGTGTCTGCCTGTCAAACTTCCCATTCCCAAAGCAGTAATGCGGCGTGGGTGCACATGGTCCCATTTTGCAGAAACTAACCTAAAAGAAACTTAGTTTTGTGGCgagggtgaagcagtgaatgcgatagcaagaaattggaatgtcacgcgaagGAGGGCAAGCAACCCCATACATGCAACGCGCCGTTCAAGCAAAAAAAAGGTTgcatgaaaagaaagcgcacaGGACGAGTGCTGATCAACAATTGTCACAGCTCGACATTGGAAGCATGCTACCTAAACAACCAAGAAGAATGCTAGAAGAGAATGCACATGTATCTACAGGATGAGTTAATTTAACCTCTGTCACAATTGTTACTTTTTGGTTGTTGAGAAACCTGCTGCAAGTGTCAACTGTTCACAAGCCAACGCTCTTAATGGGGTGGTGCTTTCAAGGCTATAGCAAGCACCGCGTGAGTTTTTTCTATATAAGCAAGGACTCTCCACATAAATTGTCGGACTTTAGAAACGTTTAGATTATATTTTAAGCTGCTTCACAAGTGCACTTAAGTGCTCATTCTCCTATTGAGGCCCATCGCGAGTGCGTCCAACGCTGACACGTAGCTCTCTAGGAAGGGCAATGAAAGTTGTAGTGATGTCATGCCAGATCTGTAGTCAGGTGAGCGACCCCCAGACTTCCATCACGTACATACCGGCAAAGGGTCGCGGCTGCTGCAGCTAGCAGCGcgtttgttttgcaggtgcttgtgtggcacatTGTGTGCAAGATCTGACTACACTCAGCATGACGCGTGGGATGCTTTGTAATCGTGTTACTAAGTCAGCTACACTGCTTTGTACCTGCCCAACTTGGTGCCCACAAACAGGAACTGAAAACTCTTCATAAAAATTAGGAGGCAAATTATGTAGCGAAAATGAGCAAATCTTGGTGCGTATATAGTGCTTGCTGGAGCTGTAATTAAAGCTTGCAGCAAAGGTGCGCGCAAGCCACAAAAATTGTAGCACAACCCCTTTAAGGCTTtactacacacacacacgaagcCCGTCAGCACGTAACTAACACAGCGTCGTGCCCTCTCCCTTTGTAGAGTGAGGGAGAGGTTGCAAGAATTTTTTAAGATAATTATTTTATAATTGCAGTATCCACATATTgtatgtgcaataaaattggtcaTTCTTGAAAATTTTAGAGTGAAAAATTCCAACATAGCATGACGTTTTCAGTCCTTGCAAAACTTGCAacaggtcctggaaagtccttgaatatccttgaattttcACTTTGGAAACCTGTACGAGTTTTGTGATACTGAATTATTAGGTCCGGTAAAAAGCTTGAAAAACGCTGCGCACTCTGCCAGGACCTTCACCCTAGTAGATGTAGTGGAAACCTAATCGAGGTTTCAGATAGAAGGGTGTCTCTTTAATAGTGGAGCTGTTGCGAAATTCAGGTGTAGTGTGCACAAAAGCAACATTACTATTTGCACAGCTCTGCCCAACGTTACTAGGATAGCAATGTTGCACAAAAGTTGGTGCTCGCGTTTCTAGCATGGCATAGCCATGCATTGTATAGTATAAGTATAGCAAGAAGGTATGAAAGCAAACATTGACACTCACCCAAAGATTTTTCGTAAAGCTTAATTGCCAAAAAATTGATCTTGGACCAGTTAATTGTCAATTTTTCCTTTCTTGACCATTCGACTACACTGCACAATTGCGCATAACCAATTTGCAAAGGGAAGTGATGTCGAAGaggaaggagaggaaagacattTATGGGCACATTTTCGTTTGTCAGACTATATTAATTTGAACTAACAGAGAATGACATATGAGGTCTGTTATAAAAGTATCCGACCTttagtggaagaaaaaaaaaactggcgtaaATGGAGCATTGAGAACCTAATCCTTGTCAAAGTAGTCCTCTTGGGACTCCACACACTTCTTCCAGCAGTGCTGTCATTCTTGGAAGCATTCTGAAAAGGCCTCATTCGGAATGGAGTTTAGCTCAGCTGTCGTAGCAGCCATAAGTCCTCCCTTGCCTGAAATCGCTCTCCTTTCAATGTCCTTTATAATAacggttgcagcgcaagcacgaaagtgctggaaggaAAGTGAACGTAAGGCGAGGAACCATAAAATTTAACCAACTAGTGCGAATAGATGGTTGTTTTTTAATGTTCTCTTGGGTTTGGGAAACAGCCAAGAGCCGCAGGGGGCCGTTTAAGGAGAGTAAGGAGCCTGTTGAACTACTGGAGTTCGACTATTCTCGAAAAAAATCTCAAGCAAATGTGAGGAATGTGCAAGAGCATTGTCGTGATGGATGTGCCAGTTTCCCGTTGACCACAACTCAGGTCTCTTGCACCGCACAGCGTCATGTAGACGATAGAGGACATTCCTGTAGTACTCGGTGATCATTTGACCCTGTGGTGCGTACTCGTGGTGTACCACACCGCGGGAGTCGAAGAAAGCACTAAGCATCATGTTGACGTCGCTGCGCACTTTGCGGGCCTTCTTTGGCATCGGTGATGCGGAATGCTTCCACTGTGACCACTGGGATTTGGTTTCCGGGTCGTACCTGTACACCCGGGACTTGTCACCAGTGATAATGGTGTTGATGAAATGCAGCGTGTCCTGTGAGACTTCAACATGAACTTGCTTTTGCTCCACCGTGAGCAGTTTTGGCAAGAATTTTGCCGCAACTCTCTTCATGGCCAAATATTCTGTCATAATAGAACGTGCAGAGAAAGTGCTGATGCCCACATCTTCTGCAATTTTCTGGATGTAGTCATACGATGGTCCCGCATAACCACAGCGTTCACTTCGGGAATGACCTGGTCATTTTGGCATGTTGATGGCCTACTGGAGCGTGGCTCACTCTCCACTGATGTGCGGCCGTCTTTAAACCGGTTGTACCACTCTTTAATCTGTGTGCTGCTCATAGCGTCGTCACCGAAAGCTGTCTTGATCTTCCGAATGGTTTCGCCTTGGCTGTTGCCCAGTCGCTTCGTCATTTTccttgcaatatatatagtgATTGTTGGAAGAAAGGAAAAAGCTGCCCGTTGGCGACACGGCTAAGTGCCtttccttgcaatgaaaaaccGACGAGAGCACTGCACACTACCTCACTCAAACGCTGCGTCCCAGTAGTGACCGACGCTGTTGGCAGGCGGGAAAAAAATTCACGCATGCGCACGAAGGTACAAGGTCGACTGATGCAAGCGCGCTTGTTTCAAATCTATCTGGTGCTCGCAAaagaacaaaataataaaaataaggtTGGATGCTTTTCTAACAGACGTCTCACTTAGGGCTCCGCATTTTTGGAGTTTACTTTTCGTGGAATTCAGTGGGTGTTTTTCGGATTTTATTTCTTTGCGTTTAATTCCGAGTTTATTTTAAGTCCTAAATTCTGAGAAATTTGGTGTTTAAACTTTCCACTTATAAGTTGTTGCAATGTGTTTCAATTAATTTTATTTCCAATGAAAATACAATGCATTGTTGCTGATAATCCTGTTCCTTCATTCTTTTTTATTCATGTTTTTTACTCTGTTAATAACGCTGTTGATAGACACTGCTGTAAACTCATCAAAGCGTACATTGGTGTAGCGGGAGCTAGTCAATCTGCATGTCGCCTTTTCCTTCAATCCCTCCTGATCCGAAATATTCGATGAAATTTATTTTGGACACGAAAAGATGTGAACACACTAAGTATATTTTTAAATATATGGAATATTTGAACGCATGGGAACGTGCATACGCTGTATCAAACAGAACACCTACGTTTATTCGTATTATAATATATGTAGCGATACTTCACGATGTTGCAGCCGCTGATGGCCTTGCGCTCCGCTCgaatcacggaggaaggaaaggtaggagaggccctggcgtcactcgttgtgaagccggaagtcggccatactgactgggcaaattctcctctcttgtttacgtacgaatgtaaagcagaaggcacgactctctctctggctcgaaaagcacgtgagctgcgcagcgcgcgtgccGTGAccatccgaaactaatggaacggggctcaacactccgggctagcgcgacaccttcggcgaaatcattttgTCCGAGTATTAGCAGCGAGTAACAGcacaccg
The nucleotide sequence above comes from Rhipicephalus microplus isolate Deutch F79 chromosome 2, USDA_Rmic, whole genome shotgun sequence. Encoded proteins:
- the LOC142795311 gene encoding uncharacterized protein LOC142795311, giving the protein MTKRLGNSQGETIRKIKTAFGDDAMSSTQIKEWYNRFKDGRTSVEKYLAMKRVAAKFLPKLLTVEQKQVHVEVSQDTLHFINTIITGDKSRVYRYDPETKSQWSQWKHSASPMPKKARKVRSDVNMMLSAFFDSRGVVHHEYAPQGQMITEYYRNVLYRLHDAVRCKRPELWSTGNWHIHHDNALAHSSHLLEIFFENSRTPVVQQAPYSP